A window of Candidatus Hydrogenedentota bacterium contains these coding sequences:
- the rnc gene encoding ribonuclease III: MDDRDARNEALRVLASRLGIDVNDFALFDRALTHASLVAESAEATSDYEALEFLGDAVLGLAVAHRLFELTPERTPGDYSRLRAGLVSRVCVARVAQALELAPAIRLGKGEESSGGRERTALLADCLEALIGAIYLDSGWEAARTFVVRMFEDEIAQSLRQDRVWDYKSRLQNYCQAQHMALPQFEVVRSEGPDHCKEFEVEVVVRGRPAGRGRGATKKEAEQQAARAALEQEGCRFD; the protein is encoded by the coding sequence ATGGATGACCGCGACGCACGTAACGAGGCGTTGCGCGTTCTGGCCTCCCGACTGGGGATCGATGTTAACGACTTCGCCCTGTTCGACCGGGCGCTGACTCATGCTTCGCTGGTGGCGGAATCCGCGGAGGCCACCAGCGACTACGAGGCGCTTGAGTTCCTGGGCGACGCGGTTCTCGGTCTGGCGGTGGCGCATCGCCTGTTCGAACTGACACCGGAGCGCACCCCCGGCGATTACAGCCGCTTGCGGGCCGGATTAGTCAGTCGTGTTTGTGTGGCCCGCGTGGCGCAAGCCCTGGAATTGGCCCCGGCCATTCGCCTTGGCAAAGGCGAGGAGTCGTCGGGCGGGCGCGAGCGCACGGCGTTGCTGGCCGACTGTCTGGAGGCGCTGATTGGCGCGATTTATCTGGACAGCGGCTGGGAGGCCGCGCGGACGTTTGTGGTGCGCATGTTCGAGGACGAGATTGCGCAGAGTCTGCGGCAAGACCGCGTGTGGGACTACAAGTCACGCCTGCAGAATTACTGCCAGGCGCAGCACATGGCCTTGCCGCAGTTCGAGGTGGTCCGCTCGGAAGGACCGGACCACTGCAAGGAATTCGAGGTGGAGGTGGTGGTTCGGGGCCGTCCGGCAGGCCGCGGGCGCGGCGCGACCAAGAAGGAGGCGGAGCAGCAGGCGGCCCGGGCCGCATTGGAGCAGGAAGGCTGCCGCTTTGACTGA
- a CDS encoding sodium-translocating pyrophosphatase yields MQLPFLKISLGASVLALAFVVYLARYVLSKPQGNETMARLSKAVQEGALAFLFREYRYVLSTVAILAIGIGIVGSMRPDLPLGWSTSIAFISGAIASTCAGFLGMYIATRSNARTTAAAESGGVKAALDVAISGGAVMGLGVVGIALAGLVFVYFYFEGEAQIVNGYAMGASLVALFARSGGGIYTKGADMGADLVGKVEAGIPEDDPRNPAVIADNVGDNVGDVAGLGADLLESYVEAIIASLAVAAVIVGLGTGYVVAFPFMTAAIGIFASVLGVMYVKKFAQSNPQQALMNGTYISAGLAVLGVLLYSWIFGEQFTLDGVTYSKMGPALACILGIVAGTVVGFVSEYFTSGKYKPVQKLAEEAQSGPAIAVTGGTAIGMQSTAAPVVVLALAVVGAYYCCGMYGVAIAALGMLATTGMVVAVDSYGPIADNAGGIAEMSHLDPSVRKITDNLDAVGNTTAAIGKGFAIGSAAFAAIGLLSAFMLAANLSPHHVTLLEPRILSGILIGGMLPFLFSSMLFKAVGTCAYAMIEEVRRQFRDIPGLKEGDPSAHPDSTKCVDIATTGAIRGMMLPGILAIAFPVIIGVALGASGLAGMLVGAIVTGVMLGIQTANSGGAMDNAKKYIEEGHFGGKGSEAHKAAVVGDTVGDPLKDTVGPSINILIKLMCVISLVLAPLFAVQSASGDLFDKYPGVEEWVLDKAVETDQVGEFEADWVVVYANAEKEVSIRGFATKEDLEKELRDYSAATEPQQLGIYGAYNKGLKLSLDWTVVPGLTPAEK; encoded by the coding sequence ATGCAATTGCCGTTTCTCAAGATAAGCTTGGGCGCAAGCGTCCTTGCTTTGGCGTTCGTCGTCTATTTGGCGCGCTATGTCTTGTCAAAACCGCAAGGAAACGAGACGATGGCGCGGCTATCCAAGGCGGTTCAGGAAGGCGCACTGGCCTTCCTCTTTCGCGAATACCGCTACGTGCTCAGCACGGTGGCGATCCTTGCGATTGGCATTGGGATCGTCGGGAGTATGCGGCCCGACCTCCCGCTCGGTTGGAGCACGTCCATCGCATTCATTTCGGGCGCTATCGCGAGCACATGCGCCGGGTTCCTCGGCATGTATATCGCGACGCGCTCGAATGCGCGGACAACCGCAGCCGCCGAGTCCGGCGGCGTGAAGGCCGCGCTCGATGTCGCAATCAGCGGCGGCGCGGTCATGGGCCTCGGGGTCGTGGGCATCGCGCTTGCCGGCCTCGTATTTGTCTACTTCTATTTCGAGGGTGAGGCTCAGATCGTTAATGGCTACGCCATGGGCGCATCACTCGTGGCGCTGTTTGCCCGCTCCGGCGGCGGCATCTATACGAAAGGCGCCGACATGGGCGCCGACCTCGTCGGCAAAGTCGAGGCCGGGATTCCCGAAGACGACCCGCGCAATCCCGCCGTGATCGCGGACAACGTGGGCGACAACGTCGGCGACGTGGCCGGCCTCGGCGCCGACCTGCTCGAGTCTTATGTTGAAGCCATTATCGCCAGCTTGGCGGTGGCGGCGGTGATTGTGGGACTTGGAACCGGATATGTCGTGGCGTTTCCCTTTATGACCGCCGCCATCGGCATATTTGCGTCGGTCCTTGGCGTCATGTACGTCAAGAAATTCGCCCAGTCAAATCCGCAACAGGCGCTGATGAACGGCACCTACATCAGCGCGGGGCTCGCCGTATTGGGCGTGCTTCTCTATTCGTGGATCTTCGGCGAGCAGTTCACGCTGGATGGCGTCACGTATTCGAAGATGGGTCCGGCATTAGCCTGCATTCTCGGCATCGTCGCGGGCACTGTGGTCGGGTTCGTCAGCGAATACTTCACGTCCGGCAAGTACAAACCGGTCCAGAAACTGGCGGAAGAGGCGCAGTCCGGCCCCGCGATCGCGGTGACCGGCGGCACCGCCATCGGCATGCAGAGCACCGCGGCCCCGGTCGTCGTGCTTGCGCTTGCCGTAGTTGGGGCGTATTACTGCTGCGGCATGTACGGCGTTGCGATCGCGGCGCTCGGCATGCTTGCCACGACCGGTATGGTCGTCGCGGTCGACTCCTACGGGCCGATCGCGGACAATGCGGGCGGTATCGCCGAAATGTCACACCTCGACCCGAGTGTCCGCAAGATTACGGACAACCTCGACGCGGTGGGCAACACGACGGCGGCCATCGGCAAGGGGTTCGCTATCGGCAGTGCGGCCTTCGCGGCCATCGGCCTGTTGAGTGCGTTCATGCTGGCGGCCAATCTGAGTCCCCATCATGTCACCCTGCTCGAGCCCAGGATTCTGTCGGGCATTCTTATCGGCGGCATGCTTCCTTTCTTGTTCAGTTCGATGCTGTTCAAGGCGGTAGGCACCTGCGCCTATGCCATGATCGAGGAAGTGCGGCGTCAGTTCCGCGACATCCCCGGGCTCAAGGAAGGCGACCCGAGTGCGCACCCGGACAGCACCAAGTGCGTTGACATCGCGACAACCGGCGCTATCCGCGGGATGATGCTTCCGGGCATTCTCGCGATCGCGTTCCCGGTCATCATCGGCGTAGCCTTGGGCGCGTCTGGTCTCGCGGGCATGCTCGTCGGCGCCATCGTCACGGGTGTCATGCTGGGTATCCAAACGGCAAATAGCGGCGGCGCGATGGACAACGCCAAGAAGTACATCGAAGAGGGCCACTTCGGTGGCAAGGGCTCCGAAGCGCATAAGGCGGCCGTCGTTGGCGACACCGTCGGCGACCCGCTGAAGGACACCGTCGGACCGTCCATCAACATCCTGATCAAGTTGATGTGCGTTATCTCGCTGGTGCTGGCCCCGCTCTTCGCCGTCCAATCGGCTTCCGGTGATTTGTTTGACAAGTATCCCGGCGTTGAAGAATGGGTCCTGGACAAGGCGGTCGAGACGGACCAGGTGGGCGAGTTTGAAGCGGACTGGGTCGTTGTCTACGCCAACGCGGAGAAAGAAGTCAGCATCCGCGGCTTCGCCACCAAGGAAGACCTGGAGAAGGAACTCCGGGACTACAGTGCCGCGACGGAACCGCAGCAACTGGGCATCTACGGCGCTTACAATAAGGGCCTGAAGCTCTCGCTGGACTGGACTGTCGTGCCCGGCCTCACGCCTGCGGAGAAATAA
- a CDS encoding transketolase family protein produces the protein MPESGLTWTVYDADKMTQREIYGATLADLGDKHPEIVGLSADLAKSTKIGTFGDKFPDRFFNFGIAEQNLFAVAAGMAKAGLTPFVSTFSAFASMRACEFVRTDICYQNLNVKIIATHGGTSFGSGGATHHATEDLSIVRAFPNIKLVVPADAIETAHAVVACMRTPGPVYVRIGRGFEPRVYEQTEYDFEIGRAVEMTPGRDIVVIATGACVFQAVQAAKILEADDKLSVRVVNMHTIKPIDRDAIMRALVETRRIITVEDHNHIGGLGAAVAEVIAESGKGCVFQRVGIPDRFISHGYPEDLMNLYKIDADGIIEKVREVMGREFEADEDWEDEV, from the coding sequence ATGCCGGAAAGTGGATTAACCTGGACCGTATACGACGCAGACAAGATGACGCAACGCGAGATTTATGGCGCGACGCTGGCCGATCTCGGCGACAAGCACCCAGAAATCGTGGGGCTGTCCGCGGACCTCGCAAAATCGACGAAGATAGGAACGTTCGGGGACAAGTTTCCCGACCGGTTCTTCAATTTCGGCATTGCCGAACAGAACCTGTTCGCGGTCGCCGCGGGCATGGCCAAGGCGGGGCTGACACCGTTCGTCTCGACTTTTTCCGCGTTTGCCTCGATGCGCGCCTGCGAATTCGTTCGCACGGACATCTGCTACCAGAATCTGAACGTGAAGATCATTGCGACGCACGGCGGCACGTCGTTCGGTTCCGGTGGCGCGACGCACCATGCGACGGAAGACCTCAGCATCGTCCGCGCGTTCCCGAACATCAAGCTGGTTGTCCCCGCCGACGCGATCGAGACAGCACACGCGGTCGTTGCCTGCATGCGCACGCCCGGCCCGGTCTATGTGCGCATCGGCCGCGGTTTCGAGCCGCGCGTGTATGAGCAGACGGAGTACGATTTCGAGATTGGCCGGGCCGTCGAGATGACGCCGGGCCGTGACATCGTCGTGATCGCGACGGGCGCGTGCGTGTTCCAGGCCGTCCAGGCCGCCAAGATTCTCGAAGCGGACGACAAGCTCTCGGTGCGCGTGGTCAACATGCACACCATCAAGCCCATCGACCGCGACGCGATCATGAGAGCGCTGGTTGAGACGCGGCGCATCATCACCGTCGAGGACCACAACCATATCGGAGGCCTGGGCGCGGCGGTGGCGGAAGTCATCGCGGAGAGCGGCAAGGGCTGCGTGTTCCAGCGGGTTGGCATTCCGGACCGGTTCATTTCCCACGGTTATCCCGAGGACCTGATGAACCTGTACAAGATCGATGCCGACGGGATCATTGAGAAGGTCCGCGAGGTCATGGGCCGCGAATTCGAGGCGGACGAGGACTGGGAAGACGAGGTGTAA